The Rhododendron vialii isolate Sample 1 chromosome 6a, ASM3025357v1 genome includes a window with the following:
- the LOC131328269 gene encoding heat shock protein 90-6, mitochondrial codes for MQRLSRRSVSVILRTGGARYRTAAASVTSPVNLPNELSDTKVGWYSVLTGNTKVSLDSLNLKNGMFLGNRYESTAAASDPPAEKIEYQAEVSRLMDLIVNSLYSNKEVFLRELISNASDALDKLRFLSVTEPELLKDGVDLDIRIQTDKDNGIVILTDSGIGMNRQELIDCLGTIAQSGTAKFLKALKESKGFGSDSNLIGQFGVGFYSAFLVADRVVVSTKSPKSEKQYVWEGEANSSTYTIREETDPQKLIPRGTRLTLYLKRDDKGFAHPERIEKLVKNYSQFVSFPIYIWQEKGYTKEVEVEEDPAEAKKDSEDDKTEKKKKTKKVVEKYWDWELTNETQPIWLRNPKDVTTEEYNEFYKKTFNEYLEPLASSHFTTEGEVEFRSILYVPSIAPMGKDDIANPKTKNIRLYVKRVFISDDFDGELFPRYLSFIRGVVDSNDLPLNVSREILQESRIVRIMRKRLVRKAFDMILGISMSENRDDYEKFWENFGKHLKLGCIEDRENHKRLAPLLRFFSSQSEDYMISLDEYVENMKPDQKDIYYIASDSVTSAKNTPFLERLLEKDLEALFLVDPIDEVAVQNLKSYKEKNFVDISKEDLDLGDKNEEKEKEMKQEFGQTCDWIKNRLGDKVASVQISNRLSASPCVLVSGRFGWSANMERLMKAQSVGDTSGMDFMRGRRVFEINPQHPIIRTLNAACKSSRNDEEALRAIDLLYDTALISSGFTPDNPAQLGGKIYEMMGMAISDKWATPAAEYHQSFVKPNNAEAIEAEVVEPVEAGGQK; via the exons ATGCAGAGACTCTCCAGGCGCTCCGTCTCTGTTATCCTGCGCACCGGTGGCGCACGTTACAGAACCGCCGCTGCTTCAGTTACTTCTCCTGTTAATCTCCCCAACGAATTG AGTGATACTAAAGTCGGATGGTACTCTGTGCTCACCGGAAACACCAAAGTTTCTCTTGATTCATTGAACCTGAAAAATGGTATGTTCCTTGGCAACCGATACGAGTCAACTGCTGCAGCATCAGACCCTCCAGCTGAGAAAATTGAATATCAGGCAGAG GTTAGTCGTCTCATGGACCTTATTGTTAACAGCTTATATAGCAACAAGGAGGTTTTTCTTCGGGAGCTTATCAG CAATGCAAGTGATGCTTTGGACAAGCTGCGGTTTCTCAGTGTTACCGAGCCTGAACTGTTGAAGGATGGTGTTGATCTTGATATACGTATCCAGACTGACAAAGATAATGGGATTGTTATACTCAC GGATTCTGGCATTGGAATGAATCGTCAAGAACTTATTGACTGCCTGGGTACTATTGCACAAAGCGGAACTGCAAAGTTCTTGAAGGCATTAAAG GAGAGCAAGGGTTTTGGATCTGACAGCAATTTAATTGGTCAATTTGGTGTGGGATTTTATTCAGCTTTTTTAGTTGCTGACCGG GTCGTTGTCTCAACAAAGAGTCCAAAATCTGAAAAGCAATATGTATGGGAAGGAGAGGCCAATTCTAGTACATACACCATTCGAGAGGAGACTGACCCtcagaagctcattccaagagGGACCCGCCTCACACTGTATCTAAAG CGGGATGACAAAGGTTTTGCACATCCAGAAAGAATTGAGAAGCTTGTGAAAAATTATTCCCAGTTTGTTTCATTCCCGATTTACATCTGGCAGGAAAAGGGCTATACTAAAGAG GTTGAGGTTGAGGAGGATCCGGCTGAAGCGAAAAAGGACTCAGAAGATGATAAAACCGAG aaaaagaagaaaaccaagaaAGTTGTTGAGAAGTACTGGGATTGGGAGCTCACTAATGAGACTCAGCCCATATGG CTTCGGAACCCTAAGGATGTCACTACAGAGGAATATAATGAGTTCTACAAGAAGACTTTCAATGAATACTTGGAGCCTTTAGCATCTTCACACTTCACAACAGAG GGTGAGGTGGAATTCAGGTCCATACTCTACGTGCCATCCATTGCTCCCATGGGAAAGGATGACATAGCCAACCCCAAGACAAAGAATATTAGGCTCTATGTTAAACGGGTTTTCATTTCAGATGACTTTGACGGAGAGTTG TTCCCACGATATTTAAGCTTCATTAGAGGTGTTGTCGACTCCAATGACCTTCCCCTCAACGTGTCGCGTGAAATTCTTCAAGAAAGTCGTATT GTACGGATTATGAGGAAGCGTTTGGTTCGAAAGGCTTTTGACATGATTCTGGGCATTTCTATGAGTGAGAACAGAGAT GATTATGAGAAATTCTGGGAGAACTTTGGCAAACACCTGAAACTGGGTTGCATTGAAGATCGTGAGAACCATAAGCGTCTTGCTCCTTTGCTTCGATTTTTCTCTTCACAGAGTGAGGATTACATGATCAGCTTGGATGAATACGTTGAGAACATGAAACCTGACCAGAAGGATATTTATTACATTGCTTCCGACAGCGTGACAAGTGCCAAGAACACGCCTTTCTTGGAGAGACTTCTTGAGAAGGATCTTGAA GCGCTGTTCTTGGTTGACCCTATTGATGAGGTGGCTGTCCAGAACCTGAAATCATACAAGGAGAAAAATTTTGTTGATATCAGCAAGGAAGACCTTGATCTAG GTGATAAGAACGAGGAGAAGGAAAAGGAGATGAAGCAAGAGTTTGGCCAGACATGTGACTGGATTAAGAACAGGCTAGGTGACAAAGTTGCCAGTGTTCAAATCTCAAATCGTCTGAGCGCGTCACCTTGTGTTCTTGTATCTGGGAGATTTGGTTGGTCTGCCAATATGGAGAG GCTGATGAAGGCCCAATCGGTTGGTGATACCTCTGGCATGGACTTCATGAGAGGCAGGAGGGTCTTTGAGATCAATCCTCAACACCCGATTATTAGGACCTTGAAT GCTGCATGCAAGAGTAGCCGGAATGATGAAGAAGCTTTGAGAGCTATTGACCTCTTATATGATACTGCTTTGATTTCCAGTGGTTTCACA CCTGATAACCCAGCACAACTTGGTGGGAAGATCTACGAGATGATGGGGATGGCTATATCAGACAAGTGGGCAACACCTGCTGCCGAGTATCATCAATCATTTGTGAAACCAAACAACGCGGAGGCAATAGAAGCTGAGGTTGTTGAGCCAGTTGAAGCTGGTGGCCAGAAATGA
- the LOC131330296 gene encoding pentatricopeptide repeat-containing protein At2g16880 — protein MDSPPSPPPHPIPLSPKPPLTPPQIVQTVISVLTSDKPSLASLSPLIPHLTPPLLHSILSSETLASRPLTLLSFFTWARSHLNPTQTLIPSLLALLSSLFSHNKFPDAKSLLLNFISSDRGHHLHRTLLLPARPHPSKALLDTAVGAYCQFGNPQLAVLIFKKMKRLRLQPKLLTCITLLNSLVKYPSSNRVLLCKDVFNDAVMLGVTPNTNMFNILINGYCLENRFKDALELLSKMGEYECLPDRVTYNTILDALSKKGQLSEVRDLLADMKDRGLLPNRNTYNILVCGYCRMGWLREAAQVIELMTQNNLLPDVWTYNMLINGFCHDGRIEEALKLRDEMENLKLLPDVVTFNTLINGCYKSKNSSNAFKLIAEMKEKGVEPNVVTHNIIIKSYCKEAKMDEASISVRKMVERGFSPDSVTYNTLIDGYCKIGNFGEAFKIMNEMGGRGLKMDIVTLNSFLHTLCRERKIEEAYELLSSVSKRGYIVDEVSYGTLIMGYFEDGNVDRAMKLWDEMKAKAIIPSVVTYNSLIGGLCKSGKMEQAITKLNELLENGLVPDETTYNTIIRGYCWGGYVEKAFQFHNKMVENSFKPGIFTCNILLHGLCKEGMLEKALTLFNTWISKGRVLDAVTYNTLITAQCREGRLEDALGLVVEMEVKKLGPDGYTYNVIIGALIEAGRNKEAEELMEKRAEMGKSSDPSLPLDKGRDMVTCEILEKSDSSSLAYSEQICKLCSEGKYRGAMRIFGELTQKGVAIDKSTYITLMKGLVKRRKPITKAV, from the coding sequence ATGGACTCGCCGCCGTCTCCGCCGCCGCACCCAATACCACTCTCCCCAAAACCTCCATTGACGCCGCCGCAGATCGTCCAAACAGTCATCTCCGTGCTCACCTCCGACAAACCCTCCCTCGCCTCACTCTCCCCACTCATCCCCCACCTCACCCCTCCCCTCCTCCACTCCATCCTCTCCTCCGAAACCCTAGCCTCTCGCCCCCTTACCCTCCTTTCCTTCTTCACCTGGGCCCGCTCCCACCTCAACCccacccaaaccctaatccctTCCCTCCTcgccctcctctcctctctcttctcccacAACAAATTCCCCGACGCCAAATCCCTCCTCCTCAACTTCATCTCCTCCGACCGCGGCCACCACCTCCACCGCACCCTCCTCCTCCCCGCCCGCCCCCACCCCTCCAAGGCCCTTCTAGACACCGCCGTCGGAGCTTACTGTCAATTCGGAAACCCTCAACTCGCCGTGCTAATCTTCAAGAAGATGAAGCGGCTCCGGCTCCAGCCAAAGCTCCTCACTTGCATCACACTCCTTAACTCCTTGGTAAAGTACCCTTCATCAAACAGAGTCTTGCTTTGTAAAGATGTTTTTAATGATGCGGTTATGCTCGGGGTTACCCCGAATACAAACATGTTTAACATATTGATAAATGGGTATTGCTTGGAGAATAGGTTTAAGGATGCTTTGGAGTTGTTGAGTAAAATGGGTGAGTATGAATGTTTGCCTGATCGTGTGACTTATAATACGATACTGGATGCGCTTTCTAAGAAGGGTCAGTTAAGTGAGGTTCGGGATTTGTTGGCGGATATGAAAGATAGAGGCTTGTTGCCGAACAGGAACACGTATAATATTTTGGTTTGTGGGTATTGTAGGATGGGATGGTTGAGGGAAGCGGCTCAGGTGATTGAGTTGATGACCCAGAACAATTTGTTGCCAGATGTTTGGACTTATAACATGTTGATCAATGGTTTCTGTCATGACGGGAGGATTGAAGAGGCTCTTAAGCTTCGCGATGAGATGGAGAACTTGAAGTTGTTGCCTGATGTGGTTACCTTTAATACATTGATAAATGGGTGTTACAAGTCAAAAAATAGTTCCAATGCATTCAAGTTGATTGCggaaatgaaagagaaaggagtggAACCTAATGTTGTCACACATAATATTATCATCAAGTCATACTGTAAAGAAGCGAAGATGGATGAAGCGAGTATTTCTGTTAGGAAGATGGTAGAAAGAGGGTTTTCTCCAGATTCCGTTACGTACAATACTTTGATTGATGGGTATTGTAAGATAGGGAATTTTGGGGAAGCCTTCAAAATTATGAATGAAATGGGTGGGAGAGGTTTGAAGATGGATATCGTCACCCTTAATTCTTTTCTTCATACTCTATGTCGAGAGAGGAAGATTGAAGAGGCTTATGAGCTACTTTCTAGTGTGAGTAAGCGAGGTTATATAGTTGATGAAGTAAGCTATGGCACTTTGATTATGGGATACTTCGAGGATGGAAATGTGGATAGAGCCATGAAACTTTGGGACGAGATGAAGGCCAAAGCGATCATACCTAGTGTGGTCACATATAACTCTCTTATCGGAGGCCTCTGCAAATCGGGAAAAATGGAGCAAGCAATAACTAAGCTGAATGAACTTCTAGAGAATGGATTGGTTCCTGATGAAACCACATACAACACAATTATTCGTGGTTACTGCTGGGGGGGATATGTTGAGAAAGCATTCCAGTTTCACAATAAAATGGTTGAAAATTCATTTAAGCCCGGCATCTTTACGTGTAACATTCTTCTTCATGGGCTTTGCAAAGAAGGGATGCTAGAAAAAGCCCTTACGCTCTTCAACACATGGATCTCGAAAGGGAGAGTGCTTGATGCAGTGACTTACAACACGTTGATAACAGCCCAATGCAGAGAAGGGAGACTTGAGGATGCTTTAGGCCTTGTTGTAGAAATGGAAGTGAAGAAACTAGGGCCTGATGGTTATACATATAACGTGATTATTGGTGCGCTTATTGAAGCGGGGAGGAACAAGGAAGCAGAGGAGTTAATGGAAAAAAGGGCTGAGATGGGGAAGTCATCTGACCCCTCCTTACCATTGGATAAGGGCCGAGATATGGTTACTTGTGAAATTCTGGAAAAGTCAGATTCAAGCTCTCTAGCTTATTCAGAACAAATATGTAAGCTGTGTTCGGAAGGGAAATACAGGGGTGCAATGCGTATTTTTGGTGAATTGACACAGAAGGGTGTTGCTATAGACAAATCCACATATATTACTTTGATGAAAGGACTCGTCAAGAGGCGAAAACCGATTACGAAGGCTGTCTAA